The following are from one region of the Pygocentrus nattereri isolate fPygNat1 chromosome 20, fPygNat1.pri, whole genome shotgun sequence genome:
- the LOC108415743 gene encoding natural cytotoxicity triggering receptor 3 ligand 1-like → MKSLLLLIFTLHLTSAVRPEASLFQKDSSSPVVCHATGFFPKAVNISWQKNGEDLHEDVELRETLPNQDGTFQKRSVLTVSPEELDRHNYTCIIQHSSLEKEMVLHVSRRRVRPEASLFQKDSSSPVVCHATGFFPKAVNISWQKNGEDLHEDVEFRETLPNQDGTFQKRSVLTVSPEELNRHNYTCIIQHSSLEKEMVLYVSRRRVSGGDWIGIIVGAVVTALLIIVVIVVWMKKKHQPAYQAPAGV, encoded by the exons tccgTCCTGAGGCGTCTCTGTTCCAGAAGGACTCTTCTTCTCCAGTGGTGTGTCATGCTACAGGTTTCTTCCCCAAAGCAGTGAACATCTCCTGGCAGAAGAATGGAGAGGATCTGCATGAGGACGTGGAGCTCAGAGAGACGCTACCCAACCAGGATGGAACCTTCCAGAAGAGGAGCGTTCTGACCGTCTCACCTGAGGAGCTGGACAGACACAACTACACCTGCATCATTCAGCACAGCAGCCTGGAGAAGGAGATGGTGCTGCACGTGTCTAGACGCAGAG tccgTCCTGAGGCGTCTCTGTTCCAGAAGGACTCTTCTTCTCCAGTGGTGTGTCATGCTACAGGTTTCTTCCCCAAAGCAGTGAACATCTCCTGGCAGAAGAATGGAGAGGATCTGCATGAGGACGTGGAGTTCAGAGAGACGCTACCCAACCAGGATGGAACCTTCCAGAAGAGGAGCGTTCTGACCGTCTCACCTGAGGAGCTGAACAGACACAACTACACCTGCATCATTCAGCACAGCAGCCTGGAGAAGGAGATGGTGCTGTACGTGTCTAGACGCAGAG TTTCAGGTGGAGACTGGATTGGTATCATTGTAGGTGCAGTAGTGACTGCTCTCCTCATTATTGTTGTAATTGTTGTGTGGATGAAGAAGAAGCATCAGCCTG CTTATCAGGCTCCCGCAGGTGTCTGA